GGCTGCGCTCGACGCTCACGACGCTTGGCGTCGCGATCGGCACGGCGCTCGTGGTGCTGCTGATCGCGCTCGCGACGGGCGCCGAGGACAACGTGAAGCGCTCGATCTTCTCCATTGGCGACCTGCGGCTCGTCACGGTGCAGCCATTCCAACCGGGTGCGACCGGGCTGTCCGCCGTGCCGCGCACCATCGGCGATGACCATGTCGCGAAGTTCAAGGCGATCCCGCACGCGCAATCCGTCTACCGGCAGTACGACGCGCCGCTCGGAACGCTGCTCGAGGGTGGCGAGGACGCGGCGATCCGTCCGCAGGGGATCGAGGCCGGCGCCCCGGTCGATCGCGGCGACCTTCTCGCCGGCCGGCACCTCGAACCGAACGAGCACGCCGTGGCCGTGATCCCGGGCAACCTCGCACGCCTCGTCGCAGCGACGCCCGACGCGGCCGTCGGCAGGAAGCTGACCCTGCGGCTCGGCGGCGCGGTGAAGCTGGGCAGCACGCGCATCAGCGGGAGCGGAACACCGCGCGATTACATCGTCACGGTCGTCGGCGTTTTCGACGAACAGGCGTCGCAGACGTCGGTCAGGATCCCGCTCGACGACGCGCTGCTTGCTGGCGCGGAGAACCGCGGGCTCACACCCGACTTGGTACGCCAGAACACGGGCTACAGCGGCGTCGCGATCGAGTCCGAGGATTCCCAGTACGTCGCAGAGGTCGTGAAGTCCGTGCAGGAGCTCGGCTTCAGCGCGTTCTCGCTAAAGCAGGTCATCGAGCAGATCGACAAGGGTTTCGGCGTGTTCCGCGGGATCCTCGCCGGCATCGGCGGCGTCGCGCTCCTCGTCGCGGCGATCGGTATCGCCAACACGATGGTCATGGCCGTGCTCGAGCGCACGCGCGAGATCGGGATCATGAAGGCGGTCGGCGCGTCACCGCGCGATATCCGCTCGCTGTTCCTCGCGGAGGCGGCCCTCGTCGGTGTGTTCGGCGGCGTGATCGGCCTCGCGCTCGGGGTCCTCGGCGGACGCGCGATCGAGCTCGTGATCCGCAACCTCAACCCGCAATCGAACCCCGCGCCGATCTTTGTCGTCGACCTGCCGCTCGCGCTTGGCGCGATGGCCCTCGCCCTCCTCGTAAGTCTCATCGCTGGATTCCTGCCGTCGCGCCGCGCGATGCGGATGAGCGCGCTGAGCGCTCTCAGATACGAGTGACCGCGCTCAATCTCGTCCGACTGGCAGGAGCCGCGCTTTGGACCGTCTTGCTGCCCCGTTACTGGCGCGGCGATCTCAGCACCTTCGATCAACGGCAATCCTGGTGGCTCTTCGGCGATGAAGCGTGGCGAGCATTTCGACGCACATATCTGCTTGCGGTGGTTGAAGCGTGGATCATCGCGATCGGCACTGCCCTTCTCCCATTCACCCCAGCGCGTCCGCCAGAGTCCCTGCCGTTCGCGATCACGTTCGGCGCGGGTCTGCTGATCGTGTTCGTCCTCATCAACACGGTGTGGTACTTGAACTGGCCCAAGATCGTTGTGCCGCCGCGGCTCAGACACGAGCGTGGGATGTTCTCGGGCTAGAACGGACCCGCGAGCTCCGGCGGCGCGAAGATGTAAGTCGGCGTCTGCCACCATTGGTCGACGGCCTCGCCGCGCGCCTGATGCAGCAGTGCGGCGATCGTGTCCGGCGGCTGCCCGTCGGCGGCGGCGACGACCACGATCTTTCCCTCACCCAGCGCCTTCGCGTAGCGCCTGCGAATGTCTCGCGGGATGATCCCGCCGGGCAAAAGCTTACGAAGGCGATAACGAAGTCCGCCCCAGCCCTTCCCCGACAGCCACGCGCGACCGCCGGCGACGAGCTCCGCGCGCTGCGAGTTGCTCGCGAGCACGCAGATGTCCTGCTCCCGGACGCCCGATCCGCTGAGCAGCGTCACCGCCTGCACCGCCGCATCGTCGTCGCTGAACGCCGCGGCGGCGACCATTCCGCCCGAGACCGCCTCGAGATACGACGTCGTGGCCACTCGCGAATCCTAGGTGAGCGTGCTCAGGCTCGCCACGCGAGGATCGGGATCCGCATCTCATCGGCGGTCATCCCGCCATGCGATCCGCGGTGCCGGATCGTCTGACCCTCGACCTTCACGATCGACGCCGACAGGTCGCGGTCGAGGAGCGCGACGACCTCACCGATCCGGCGGCGCGCAATCTTCGGGTCGCCGCGCCCAAAGAGTCCGGCGTCGATGAGCTCGTCGCGATCGAGGACGGTCACCAGACCGGGCCATCTCCGATCGATGTACTCACGGACCAACACCGGCCGATCGGTGTGCAGGAACACCAGACGCGGCTCGCCGGCGGGCGGATTGCGAAGCAGGGCTCGGAGCTCTTCGTCGCCGACCATGTCGAGCATCTTGTCGGGATCCGTCGTCGCATGCCCGTGGTCCGCGGTGAGCAACACGAGCGTGTCGCCGGCGCGTCGGTGCCCGAGCGCGCGACGAAGGTCGAGATCGAAGAGCGCGGCCTCCATCGCGGCCTCCTCGCTGCGCGGTCCATAGAGGTGAGAGACCGTGTCGATGCCGGACCAGTACGCGTACACGTAGGAGGGGCGCGGCGCGTGGTCGACGAGCGCGCGAAGGCGCACGCCCATCGACGAAGGCAACACATAGCCGACGAAGCTCGCCTCGGCCGCGTGCATCCGCGTCATCGCCTCCGACCGGAAGACCTCCGGTTCGACGAGGTGCGATGGGATGCTGCGCTCGCGCAGGCGGGCGTGGATCGACGGCACTTGGACGTAGCGGCCCGGATCGATCAACGGATCGTCGAAGTACGACCCGCGACGCATGATCGCCGGTCCCCACCGCAGCATCGCGGTGACCTCGGCGAACTCCTCGAGCCACAGGAAGTACGCGATGTTGCCGTGCTCGAGAGGCGTTCGCGCGGTGTTCATCGTCGTGATCGCCGCCGCGGTCGTTGACGGGAAGACCGTCGTCGCCTCGATGAGCTGGGCTCGTTCGCGTCTGCGCGCCCGATCGCGCAGCTCCGCGAGGAACGGCGTGTCGCCCTGATCGCAGAACATCTCGAGCTGCCACCAGCCGAGGCCGTCGGCGAGGACGACGACGACTTGCCGCACTCCCTCGCGCAGCGCCGGATCGAGGCCCGTGAGCGCGGGCGCGTCGCCGGACTCTCGCGCGCCGAGCACGTCGAGGACGGTCGCTGGAAGGTTCAGGAGTCCCCCGCCGTCGTAGTCGGGCATGACGAATCCGCGCGCGCGAAGACGCTCGACGAGCGGGTGCGGCATCGGTGGACGATACTGCCACGCGATGCGCACGGTCTTCGAGATCGACGGCCTCTTCGATGGCACGAGCACGATCTCCGACGCGGCGATCGTCATCGAGGACGGCGAAATCACGTGGGTCGGCAAGCGCTCGCGCACGCCGAAGACGCCGAAGGGCGAGAAGTCGCGATCGGCGGAGCCCGGAGGCGCCTTCGCCGTACCGGGACTCATCAACTGCCACTCGCATCTCACACTCGACGGCAGCGCCGACTTCGACGCCGAGACCCGGCAGACCGAGGCCGCCGCGGCCCTGAAGGCGTTTCGCAACGCGCGCCTCACGGTACGCAGCGGTGTGACGACCGTGCGCGATCTCGGCGCCAACGGTTCGATGGTCATCGAGCTCGCGCAACAGATAGAGCGCGGCGCGCTCGAGGGCCCGCGCATCATCGCCGCCGCGCGCGGCATCACGATCACCGGTGGCCATGGCCTGGAGCTCAGCCGCATCGCGGACGGAGCGGACGCGGTCCGCGGTGCCACGCGCGAGCAGGTGGCCGTCGGCGCGAGCGTCATCAAGCTCTTTTCGACCGGCGGCGTGCTGGGCGAAGGCGCGGGTCCCGAGCTCGCGGCATACACGCCCGAGGAGACGCGCGCGGCTGTCGACGAAGCCCACCGCGCCGGCATCCGGATCACCACGCACGCGCATGGGGCCGAGGGCATGCGCATCGCAGCGGACGCCGGCGTCGACTCCATCGAACATGCGACGCTGCTCGATAAGCAGACGATCCAGCTGATCAAGGCGAAGGACGTCGCGCTGGTGCCGACGTTCTCGGCTCTGCGCCGCATCCTCGACAACAGCAGCAAGCTTCCGGCGCGCGTCATGGAACGGGCGCGGGTCGTCGCGACGAAGCACCAAGAGGGAGTCCGCGCCGCGCACAAGGCGGGCGTGCGGATCGCCGCCGGGACCGACGCGGGCACGCCGTTCAACACGCACGAGCGTTTCGCGCTCGAGCTGGTCTACCTCACCGAGGCCGGACTCTCACGAACGGAGGCGCTCGCCGCGGCAACACGGGTCGCCGCGGATGTCGTCGGTCGGCCGAAGGCGGGACGCATCGAAGCCGGCTCGTGGGCGGACCTGGTGTTCGTGGACGGCGACCCGCTGAGGGACCTCGCGGTGCTGCAGCAGCTAAAGGCGGTGTGGGTACGCGGAGCGCCGGTCTAACGGACCTCGAGGACAGAACCTGCGCTCGTCGTATTACCCGCACTGAAGATCGAGATCTGTAGCAGGTTGTAGAAACCAGGCGCCGACGGCACCAGGAGATCCGTGGCCATCCGAGCGCCACTGTTGGTAGTCGTGCGTAGCGTCGCGCTCGTCGCAACCGCACCGGCCGGCGGACAGGAAGGCCTCGAGTCGAGCTGTGCCGCCCTCTTGAGGGCCTCGACCGATTCCCAGGGGCCGAACAGCGCCACGCAGAGCTGCATTTCGGACAGGCTGGACGATGGCTCCGTTGCGAGCTGCGGTTCC
This genomic window from Candidatus Limnocylindria bacterium contains:
- a CDS encoding ABC transporter permease; the protein is MRASDLFDLAFGNYTRSRLRSTLTTLGVAIGTALVVLLIALATGAEDNVKRSIFSIGDLRLVTVQPFQPGATGLSAVPRTIGDDHVAKFKAIPHAQSVYRQYDAPLGTLLEGGEDAAIRPQGIEAGAPVDRGDLLAGRHLEPNEHAVAVIPGNLARLVAATPDAAVGRKLTLRLGGAVKLGSTRISGSGTPRDYIVTVVGVFDEQASQTSVRIPLDDALLAGAENRGLTPDLVRQNTGYSGVAIESEDSQYVAEVVKSVQELGFSAFSLKQVIEQIDKGFGVFRGILAGIGGVALLVAAIGIANTMVMAVLERTREIGIMKAVGASPRDIRSLFLAEAALVGVFGGVIGLALGVLGGRAIELVIRNLNPQSNPAPIFVVDLPLALGAMALALLVSLIAGFLPSRRAMRMSALSALRYE
- a CDS encoding amidohydrolase family protein, with the translated sequence MRTVFEIDGLFDGTSTISDAAIVIEDGEITWVGKRSRTPKTPKGEKSRSAEPGGAFAVPGLINCHSHLTLDGSADFDAETRQTEAAAALKAFRNARLTVRSGVTTVRDLGANGSMVIELAQQIERGALEGPRIIAAARGITITGGHGLELSRIADGADAVRGATREQVAVGASVIKLFSTGGVLGEGAGPELAAYTPEETRAAVDEAHRAGIRITTHAHGAEGMRIAADAGVDSIEHATLLDKQTIQLIKAKDVALVPTFSALRRILDNSSKLPARVMERARVVATKHQEGVRAAHKAGVRIAAGTDAGTPFNTHERFALELVYLTEAGLSRTEALAAATRVAADVVGRPKAGRIEAGSWADLVFVDGDPLRDLAVLQQLKAVWVRGAPV
- a CDS encoding alkaline phosphatase family protein, translating into MPHPLVERLRARGFVMPDYDGGGLLNLPATVLDVLGARESGDAPALTGLDPALREGVRQVVVVLADGLGWWQLEMFCDQGDTPFLAELRDRARRRERAQLIEATTVFPSTTAAAITTMNTARTPLEHGNIAYFLWLEEFAEVTAMLRWGPAIMRRGSYFDDPLIDPGRYVQVPSIHARLRERSIPSHLVEPEVFRSEAMTRMHAAEASFVGYVLPSSMGVRLRALVDHAPRPSYVYAYWSGIDTVSHLYGPRSEEAAMEAALFDLDLRRALGHRRAGDTLVLLTADHGHATTDPDKMLDMVGDEELRALLRNPPAGEPRLVFLHTDRPVLVREYIDRRWPGLVTVLDRDELIDAGLFGRGDPKIARRRIGEVVALLDRDLSASIVKVEGQTIRHRGSHGGMTADEMRIPILAWRA